The following are encoded together in the Xanthobacter autotrophicus Py2 genome:
- a CDS encoding Transaldolase (PFAM: Transaldolase~KEGG: sus:Acid_0551 transaldolase), with protein MSVKLSDLKVKLFTDGADKAQIVEMAKQPHIAGFTTNPSLLRKAGVTDYEAYARDLVAAVPDRHISFEVFSDDIPEIRAQARVIATWGEHVHVKLPVSTTRGETLYDLVRDLVNDGVKVNLTAIFDVPQVEEGVKALAGGAPSIISVFAGRLADLGIDYKPAISRAVALANATNNVEVIWASTREVWNVIEADELGCHIITAPADVLKKLPALGSRTAAELSLDAVKAFRADALAAGLTLDLKGRAAAE; from the coding sequence ATGTCCGTGAAGCTCAGCGACCTGAAGGTGAAGCTGTTCACCGACGGGGCCGACAAGGCGCAGATTGTGGAAATGGCCAAGCAGCCCCACATCGCCGGCTTCACCACCAATCCGTCCCTGCTGCGCAAGGCCGGCGTGACCGATTATGAGGCCTATGCCCGCGATCTCGTCGCCGCCGTGCCGGACCGGCACATCTCGTTCGAGGTGTTCTCCGACGACATCCCGGAAATCCGCGCCCAGGCCCGCGTCATCGCCACCTGGGGCGAGCATGTGCACGTCAAGCTCCCGGTCTCCACCACCCGTGGCGAGACGCTGTACGACCTGGTGCGGGACCTGGTGAACGACGGCGTGAAGGTGAACCTCACTGCCATCTTCGACGTGCCCCAGGTGGAAGAGGGTGTGAAGGCGCTGGCTGGTGGCGCCCCCTCCATCATCTCGGTGTTCGCCGGGCGCCTCGCCGATCTCGGCATCGACTACAAGCCCGCCATCTCGCGGGCGGTGGCGCTGGCCAACGCGACCAACAACGTGGAGGTCATCTGGGCTTCCACCCGCGAGGTGTGGAACGTGATCGAGGCGGACGAGCTGGGCTGCCACATCATCACCGCCCCCGCTGACGTGCTGAAGAAGCTTCCGGCGCTGGGCTCGCGCACCGCCGCCGAGCTGTCCCTCGACGCGGTGAAAGCCTTCCGCGCCGATGCGCTGGCCGCCGGCCTGACCCTGGACCTCAAGGGCCGCGCCGCCGCCGAGTGA
- a CDS encoding Ppx/GppA phosphatase (PFAM: Ppx/GppA phosphatase~KEGG: mes:Meso_0471 Ppx/GppA phosphatase), with product MRDETHGPGAGPGQSCRERAVTEAVTDARCGAKGLAGSATVTVDGVAPLDPPSCSDKIASPGKIVSPDPAQPCASPPRTPPDHPVSAPPASASGHPAPSYPSGNASAVYAAIDLGTNNCRLLVARPTARSFRVVDAFSRIVRLGEGLTASGRLCDEAMARAVAALEVCAAKMDLRGVTRARIVATEACRAADNGAEFCARVEERTGLQLEVVDRRTEAGLAATGCAPLVDPTCDGAVLFDIGGGSTEVVWLGRRSAGDDGPPRARIRSWVSLPVGVVSLSERHGGVRVSPDVFHAMVDEVCGMLDGVRQSWGVRAPGRLHLLGTSGTVTTVAGIHLGLDRYDRTRVDGAWLGASHIEEVVERLMCMSFEERVANPCIGAQRADLVLAGCAIMEAVRRVFPTDRLRVADRGLREGMLVQLMRADGAWRRNRPAGTPSGDAHA from the coding sequence ATGAGGGACGAGACGCACGGACCCGGTGCGGGTCCGGGGCAGTCTTGCCGCGAGCGTGCCGTAACGGAAGCCGTAACGGATGCACGCTGCGGGGCAAAAGGGCTCGCGGGTTCGGCCACGGTGACCGTGGACGGGGTCGCGCCTCTGGACCCGCCTTCGTGTTCCGACAAGATCGCGTCCCCCGGCAAGATCGTGTCCCCCGACCCTGCGCAACCCTGCGCCAGCCCGCCCCGCACCCCTCCGGACCATCCGGTTTCAGCGCCTCCCGCGTCGGCCAGCGGGCATCCCGCGCCGTCCTATCCGTCCGGCAATGCCAGCGCGGTCTATGCCGCCATTGACCTCGGCACCAACAATTGCCGCCTCTTGGTGGCGCGGCCCACGGCGCGCAGCTTCCGGGTGGTGGATGCGTTTTCGCGCATCGTCCGCCTCGGCGAGGGGCTGACCGCCTCCGGCCGCCTGTGCGACGAGGCCATGGCGCGGGCAGTGGCTGCCCTTGAGGTCTGCGCCGCCAAGATGGACCTGCGCGGCGTGACCCGCGCCCGCATCGTCGCCACCGAGGCCTGCCGCGCCGCCGACAACGGCGCCGAATTCTGCGCCCGGGTGGAAGAGCGCACCGGGCTCCAGCTGGAGGTGGTTGACCGCCGCACCGAGGCGGGGCTCGCGGCCACCGGCTGCGCGCCGCTGGTGGACCCCACCTGCGACGGTGCCGTGCTGTTCGATATCGGCGGCGGCTCCACCGAGGTGGTGTGGCTGGGCCGGCGCTCGGCGGGGGATGACGGGCCGCCGCGCGCCCGCATCCGCTCCTGGGTGTCGCTGCCGGTGGGCGTGGTCTCCCTGTCCGAGCGGCATGGGGGGGTGCGCGTCTCGCCCGATGTCTTCCACGCCATGGTGGACGAGGTGTGCGGCATGCTGGACGGCGTGCGCCAGAGTTGGGGCGTGCGCGCTCCCGGCCGACTGCACCTGCTCGGCACCTCCGGCACCGTCACCACCGTGGCCGGCATCCATCTCGGCCTCGACCGCTACGACCGCACCCGGGTGGACGGCGCGTGGCTCGGCGCCAGCCACATCGAGGAGGTGGTGGAGCGCCTCATGTGCATGTCCTTCGAGGAGCGGGTGGCCAATCCCTGCATCGGGGCCCAGCGGGCGGATTTGGTGCTGGCCGGCTGCGCCATCATGGAGGCGGTGCGCCGGGTTTTCCCCACGGACCGCCTGCGGGTGGCGGACCGGGGCTTGCGCGAGGGCATGCTGGTGCAGTTGATGCGGGCTGATGGCGCCTGGCGGCGCAATCGCCCCGCCGGCACCCCTTCCGGAGACGCACACGCGTGA
- a CDS encoding ribosomal RNA methyltransferase RrmJ/FtsJ (PFAM: ribosomal RNA methyltransferase RrmJ/FtsJ~KEGG: rpa:RPA2197 cell division protein FtsJ), giving the protein MTTPPRGPDGRPLKVRVKKSRGRTTSSQKWLQRQLNDPYVARAKREGWRSRAAFKLIEMDEKARLLKRGMRIVDLGAAPGGWSQVAAKKIGLEEGLGKIVAIDLLEIEPIPGVAFAQMDFLAPDAPERLIAMLGGQADLVMSDMAANATGHKKTDHLRIVGLVELAVEFARQVLAPGGTFLAKVIQGGMEATLLADLKRDFTQVRHVKPAASRADSAELYVLATGFRGEADRAETDDAGTDGTGTAEAQAPRDQ; this is encoded by the coding sequence GTGACCACCCCACCCCGCGGGCCGGACGGCCGGCCCCTGAAAGTGCGCGTGAAAAAATCGCGCGGCCGCACCACGTCCTCCCAGAAATGGCTGCAGCGCCAGCTCAACGACCCTTACGTCGCCCGCGCCAAGCGCGAGGGCTGGCGCTCGCGCGCCGCGTTCAAGCTCATCGAGATGGACGAGAAGGCCCGGCTTTTGAAGCGCGGCATGCGCATCGTGGACCTGGGCGCTGCCCCCGGGGGCTGGAGCCAGGTGGCGGCGAAGAAGATCGGCCTTGAGGAAGGCCTCGGCAAGATCGTCGCCATCGACCTTCTGGAGATCGAGCCCATTCCCGGTGTTGCCTTCGCCCAGATGGATTTCCTGGCGCCGGACGCACCGGAGCGGCTGATCGCCATGCTGGGCGGGCAGGCCGACCTCGTCATGTCCGACATGGCGGCCAACGCGACCGGGCACAAGAAGACCGACCACCTGCGCATCGTCGGCCTGGTGGAGCTGGCGGTGGAGTTCGCCCGACAGGTGCTGGCGCCGGGCGGGACCTTCCTCGCCAAGGTGATCCAGGGCGGCATGGAAGCGACCCTTCTGGCCGACCTCAAGCGCGACTTCACCCAGGTGCGCCATGTGAAGCCGGCCGCCAGCCGTGCCGATTCGGCCGAGCTGTATGTGCTGGCCACCGGCTTCCGCGGCGAGGCGGACCGGGCCGAGACGGACGATGCCGGGACCGATGGCACCGGGACCGCCGAGGCGCAGGCGCCCCGCGATCAGTGA
- a CDS encoding major facilitator superfamily MFS_1 (PFAM: major facilitator superfamily MFS_1~KEGG: rpb:RPB_3195 major facilitator superfamily MFS_1), with protein sequence MPRHALPPQVLIPLIVACALFMEQVDATVIATSLPAIAADLKEDPVALKLALTSYLLSLAVFIPASGWAADRYGARTVFRSAIVIFTIGSILCGLSTSLTDFVLYRIVQGMGGAMMVPVGRLVILRSVPKTELVSALAWLTIPALLGPVFGPPLGGFITTYFDWRLIFFINVPIGVLGVFLATRFIENVREEDVPPLDLKGLVLSGIGLAGLVFGFAVLGQELVPVWAALAVAGIGAGALWLYVRHARVTPHAVLDLNLLRHSSFRAGVVGGSLFRVGIGALPFLLPLLLQLSFGLSPFASGMLTFAASAGALIMKFTAAPLLRRLGYKRVLLANAVLSAGFIAVNAAFTPFTPHWIIVMVLLVGGFLRSLQFTALNALSYAEVEPQEMSRATSFASVAQQVSLSCGVALAGFVLETMRAHRGEMAVTQSDFAVAFLVVAVVSLASLAYFVGLPRNAGAELNGRKPDLADPRSEVSPDH encoded by the coding sequence ATGCCGCGCCACGCGCTGCCGCCGCAGGTTCTCATTCCCCTTATCGTCGCCTGTGCCCTGTTCATGGAGCAGGTGGACGCGACGGTGATCGCCACCTCCCTGCCCGCAATCGCCGCCGACCTGAAGGAAGACCCGGTAGCGCTCAAGCTGGCGCTCACCTCCTACCTGCTCTCCCTCGCGGTCTTCATTCCGGCCAGCGGCTGGGCGGCGGACCGCTATGGCGCGCGCACCGTGTTCCGCTCCGCCATCGTCATCTTCACCATCGGCTCGATCCTGTGCGGGCTCTCCACCTCGCTCACCGACTTCGTACTCTACCGCATCGTCCAGGGCATGGGCGGAGCCATGATGGTGCCGGTGGGGCGGCTCGTCATCCTGCGCTCGGTGCCGAAGACGGAGCTGGTGTCGGCTCTGGCGTGGCTCACCATTCCCGCCCTGCTGGGTCCGGTGTTCGGCCCGCCGCTGGGGGGCTTCATCACCACCTATTTCGACTGGCGGCTGATCTTCTTCATCAATGTGCCCATCGGGGTGCTGGGGGTGTTCCTCGCCACACGCTTCATCGAGAATGTTCGGGAAGAGGACGTGCCGCCGCTCGACCTGAAGGGCCTCGTTTTGTCCGGAATCGGGCTCGCCGGCCTGGTCTTCGGCTTCGCCGTGCTGGGACAGGAGCTGGTGCCGGTGTGGGCCGCCCTCGCCGTGGCCGGCATCGGCGCCGGCGCCCTGTGGCTCTATGTGCGCCATGCGCGGGTCACGCCCCATGCGGTGCTCGACCTGAACCTCTTGCGGCATTCCTCGTTCCGCGCCGGCGTAGTGGGCGGCTCGCTGTTCCGGGTGGGCATCGGCGCCCTGCCCTTCCTGCTGCCGCTGCTGCTCCAGCTGTCGTTCGGCCTGTCGCCCTTCGCCTCGGGCATGCTCACCTTCGCCGCCTCGGCGGGGGCCCTCATCATGAAATTCACCGCCGCACCGCTGCTGCGGCGGCTCGGCTACAAGCGCGTGCTCCTTGCCAACGCCGTGCTTTCGGCCGGCTTCATCGCGGTGAACGCCGCCTTCACGCCGTTCACGCCCCATTGGATCATCGTCATGGTGCTGCTGGTGGGCGGCTTCCTGCGCTCGCTCCAGTTCACAGCGCTCAATGCGCTGAGCTATGCGGAAGTGGAGCCCCAGGAGATGAGCCGTGCCACCTCCTTCGCCAGCGTGGCGCAGCAGGTGTCGCTGTCCTGCGGCGTAGCGCTGGCCGGCTTTGTGCTGGAGACCATGCGCGCCCACCGGGGCGAGATGGCGGTAACCCAGAGCGACTTCGCCGTCGCCTTCCTGGTGGTGGCGGTGGTGAGCCTGGCGAGCCTCGCCTATTTCGTCGGCCTGCCCCGGAATGCCGGTGCGGAGCTGAACGGCCGCAAGCCGGACCTCGCCGACCCGCGCAGCGAGGTCAGTCCCGATCACTGA
- a CDS encoding conserved hypothetical protein (KEGG: nha:Nham_2547 hypothetical protein), translating to MIYILAALLPPLGLLVNGQPISALINLVMIVPCILLGLIFPLLFLLPSAHAVIAVHMKRTDRRQREVLEAIQRSGVPPADWRP from the coding sequence ATGATCTACATTCTCGCCGCTCTGCTTCCGCCGCTCGGCCTGCTGGTGAACGGACAGCCGATTTCGGCCCTTATCAATCTGGTCATGATCGTGCCGTGCATCCTGCTCGGCCTGATCTTCCCGCTGCTGTTCCTGTTGCCCTCCGCCCATGCGGTCATCGCCGTGCACATGAAGCGCACGGATCGCCGCCAGCGCGAGGTGCTCGAGGCGATCCAGCGCAGCGGCGTCCCGCCCGCCGACTGGCGGCCCTGA
- a CDS encoding Quinone oxidoreductase putative PIG3 (TIGRFAM: Quinone oxidoreductase putative PIG3~PFAM: Alcohol dehydrogenase zinc-binding domain protein; Alcohol dehydrogenase GroES domain protein~KEGG: nha:Nham_3548 alcohol dehydrogenase, zinc-binding), whose product MSSAAPVSPAPLPETMTAILISAPGGPEVLVPGNRPVPAPAAGELLVKVEAAGINRPDVMQRKGLYPPPPGASDIPGLEIAGTVVALGEGASRFKLGDRVCALVTGGGYAQYCTTHEATALPIPEGLSAAEAAALPETAFTVWSNIFERGQLKAGETLLLHGGSSGIGTTAIQLAKAFGARVVVTAGSDEKCAACVALGADLAVNYRTQDFVAEVKSFTGGKGANVILDMIGGPYIQKNYEAAAQDGRIVQIAFQQGAKAEVDFMRLMLKRLTHTGSTLRSRPVAEKAALAAAIVEQVFPLIAAGKYRPVMDETFPLANAAAAHARMDASAHVGKIVLTVD is encoded by the coding sequence ATGTCGTCCGCTGCCCCCGTATCTCCTGCCCCGCTGCCTGAAACCATGACCGCCATCCTCATCTCCGCGCCCGGCGGGCCGGAGGTGCTGGTGCCAGGCAACCGCCCGGTCCCCGCCCCCGCCGCCGGCGAACTCCTGGTGAAGGTGGAGGCCGCCGGAATCAACCGGCCGGACGTGATGCAGCGCAAGGGCCTCTATCCGCCGCCCCCCGGTGCCTCGGACATTCCGGGCCTGGAGATCGCCGGCACGGTGGTGGCCCTCGGCGAAGGCGCGAGCCGCTTCAAGCTGGGCGACCGGGTCTGCGCCCTCGTCACCGGCGGCGGCTATGCGCAATATTGCACGACGCACGAGGCCACGGCCCTGCCGATCCCCGAAGGCCTGAGCGCCGCCGAGGCGGCGGCCCTGCCGGAAACCGCCTTTACCGTGTGGAGCAACATCTTCGAGCGCGGCCAGCTGAAGGCGGGCGAGACGCTGCTGCTGCACGGCGGGTCGAGCGGCATCGGCACCACGGCCATCCAGCTCGCCAAGGCTTTCGGCGCGCGGGTGGTGGTGACGGCGGGATCGGACGAAAAGTGCGCCGCCTGTGTGGCGCTGGGCGCCGACCTAGCAGTGAACTACCGCACCCAGGATTTCGTGGCCGAAGTGAAGAGCTTCACCGGCGGCAAGGGCGCCAACGTGATCCTGGACATGATTGGTGGCCCCTACATCCAGAAGAATTACGAAGCCGCCGCCCAGGACGGGCGCATCGTGCAGATCGCCTTCCAGCAGGGCGCCAAGGCCGAGGTCGACTTCATGCGCCTCATGCTGAAGCGCCTGACCCACACCGGCTCCACCCTGCGCTCGCGCCCGGTGGCGGAGAAGGCGGCGCTGGCCGCCGCCATCGTGGAGCAGGTGTTTCCGCTGATCGCGGCGGGAAAATACCGCCCGGTGATGGACGAGACCTTCCCGCTGGCCAATGCCGCCGCCGCCCACGCCCGCATGGATGCGAGCGCCCACGTGGGCAAGATCGTTCTGACGGTGGACTGA
- a CDS encoding protein of unknown function DUF1192 (PFAM: protein of unknown function DUF1192~KEGG: rpa:RPA0916 hypothetical protein) has protein sequence MPMDDELLPLPREPLIAADISRLSVDEIEQRIADLKAEIARLETALTAKLASRAAADAAFKL, from the coding sequence ATGCCAATGGATGACGAACTTTTGCCGCTGCCGCGCGAGCCGCTCATCGCGGCGGATATCTCGCGCCTGTCGGTGGACGAGATCGAGCAGCGCATCGCCGACCTCAAGGCGGAGATCGCGCGCCTGGAGACGGCGCTCACCGCCAAGCTCGCCTCCCGCGCCGCCGCCGATGCCGCTTTTAAATTATAG
- a CDS encoding ribosomal protein L31 (PFAM: ribosomal protein L31~KEGG: bja:bsl1507 50S ribosomal protein L31), which yields MKSDIHPDYHFIKVVMTDGSEYTTRSTYGKEGDTLQLDIDPRTHPAWTGGTQQLMDRGGRVSRFKSKFGALLKG from the coding sequence ATGAAGAGCGACATCCACCCCGATTACCACTTCATCAAGGTGGTGATGACGGACGGTTCCGAGTACACGACCCGGTCGACCTACGGCAAGGAGGGTGACACCCTTCAGCTCGATATCGACCCGCGCACCCATCCCGCGTGGACCGGCGGCACCCAGCAGCTGATGGACCGCGGCGGCCGCGTTTCCCGCTTCAAGAGCAAGTTCGGCGCCCTTCTCAAGGGCTGA
- a CDS encoding lipid A ABC exporter family, fused ATPase and inner membrane subunits (TIGRFAM: lipid A ABC exporter family, fused ATPase and inner membrane subunits~PFAM: ABC transporter transmembrane region; ABC transporter related~SMART: AAA ATPase~KEGG: bja:blr1508 HlyB/MsbA family ABC transporter) encodes MHALTQADTSTAPNNDASEGSRRRKANLKPLRGLAPYLSRYRGRVAAALVAILVAALATLALPLAVRRMIDFGFAADHAALVDRYFAVLVAVAAVLAAASAARYYLVTTLGERVVSDLRTAVFARLVTLDGAFYDTARSGELTSRLTADTTQLKSAVGASASTALRNLVLCVGGIAMMVVTSPRLSALVLVAIPVIVLPLVASGRKVRRRTRHAQDTLADASAYAAEALNGMRALQSSSAEGAARARFDGAVEEAFTAAQDATRARAWLTGVAIFLVTASIVAVLWAGAQSVLGGTMSSGALSQFVLYAVLAAASLGNLSETWGEVSAAAGAAERIGELLKVEPQVRTPAQPVALPARLSGAIRFDEVSFAYPTRADDNALHAVSFTVRPGERVALVGPSGAGKSTVFQLLERFYDPQAGRILLDEIDIGTADPVDVRRQIALVPQEVAIFADTVRANIRLGRPDATDAEVEAAGQAAAVDEFVARLPQGWDTLVGERGVTLSGGQRQRIVIARAILRAAPILLLDEATSALDAESETLVQTALERSMEGRTTLVIAHRLATVLEADRILVMEAGRVVDEGTHAELVAKGGLYARLAQLQFNAAA; translated from the coding sequence GTGCATGCTTTGACACAAGCCGACACCTCAACTGCCCCCAACAACGACGCCTCCGAGGGCTCCCGGCGCCGCAAGGCCAACCTGAAGCCGCTGCGAGGCCTTGCCCCCTACCTGTCGCGCTATCGCGGCCGGGTCGCGGCGGCGCTGGTCGCCATCCTGGTGGCGGCGCTGGCGACGCTGGCGCTGCCGCTGGCGGTGCGGCGCATGATCGATTTCGGCTTCGCGGCCGACCATGCGGCCCTGGTGGATCGCTATTTCGCGGTGCTGGTGGCGGTGGCGGCGGTGCTCGCCGCCGCCTCCGCCGCCCGCTACTACCTTGTGACCACGCTCGGCGAGCGGGTGGTGTCGGACCTGCGCACCGCCGTCTTCGCCCGCCTGGTGACGCTGGACGGCGCCTTCTACGACACCGCCCGCTCCGGCGAGCTGACCTCGCGCCTTACGGCGGACACCACCCAGCTGAAGTCGGCGGTGGGCGCCTCGGCCTCCACCGCCTTGCGCAACCTGGTGCTGTGCGTGGGCGGCATCGCCATGATGGTGGTGACCAGCCCGCGCCTGTCGGCCCTGGTGCTGGTGGCCATCCCGGTCATCGTACTGCCGTTGGTGGCGTCCGGCCGCAAGGTGCGCCGGCGCACCCGCCATGCCCAGGACACGCTGGCCGACGCCTCGGCCTATGCCGCCGAGGCCCTCAACGGCATGCGCGCGCTGCAATCCTCCAGCGCGGAAGGCGCTGCGCGGGCGCGCTTCGACGGGGCGGTGGAAGAGGCCTTCACCGCCGCACAGGACGCGACGCGGGCGCGGGCCTGGCTCACCGGCGTCGCCATCTTCCTCGTCACCGCCAGCATCGTGGCGGTGCTGTGGGCGGGCGCCCAATCGGTGCTCGGCGGTACCATGAGCTCGGGGGCGCTGAGCCAGTTCGTGCTCTATGCGGTGCTGGCCGCCGCCTCGCTGGGCAATCTGTCCGAGACCTGGGGCGAGGTTTCCGCCGCGGCCGGCGCCGCCGAGCGCATCGGTGAACTGCTGAAGGTGGAGCCCCAGGTGCGCACCCCGGCCCAGCCAGTTGCGCTGCCGGCGCGTCTTTCCGGCGCCATAAGGTTCGACGAGGTGTCCTTCGCCTATCCCACGCGGGCCGACGACAATGCCCTGCATGCCGTCTCCTTTACCGTGCGGCCCGGCGAGCGGGTGGCGCTGGTGGGGCCGTCGGGGGCGGGCAAGAGCACGGTGTTCCAGCTGCTGGAGCGCTTCTACGATCCGCAGGCGGGGCGCATCCTGCTGGACGAGATCGACATCGGCACCGCCGATCCGGTGGACGTGCGCCGGCAGATCGCGCTGGTGCCGCAGGAGGTCGCCATCTTTGCCGACACCGTGCGCGCCAACATCCGCCTGGGCCGGCCCGACGCCACCGACGCCGAGGTTGAGGCCGCAGGCCAGGCGGCGGCGGTGGACGAGTTCGTGGCGCGCCTGCCGCAGGGCTGGGACACGCTGGTGGGCGAACGCGGGGTGACCCTCTCCGGCGGCCAGCGCCAGCGCATCGTCATCGCCCGCGCTATCCTGCGGGCCGCCCCCATCCTGTTGCTCGACGAGGCCACCAGCGCGCTCGATGCGGAAAGCGAGACCCTGGTGCAGACCGCGCTCGAGCGCTCCATGGAGGGGCGCACCACGCTCGTCATCGCCCACCGCCTCGCCACCGTGCTGGAAGCCGACCGGATCCTGGTGATGGAGGCCGGCCGCGTGGTGGACGAGGGCACCCACGCCGAACTGGTGGCCAAGGGCGGCCTCTACGCCCGCCTCGCCCAGCTCCAGTTCAACGCGGCGGCTTAA
- a CDS encoding GCN5-related N-acetyltransferase (PFAM: GCN5-related N-acetyltransferase~KEGG: nha:Nham_3543 GCN5-related N-acetyltransferase) produces MPYTLVPALPAHRPAMAQLWVESWAKTLPEIDFEARRPWLESHLDTLTAGGALIRVALDGAGAVAGFVVIHPGTGYLDQLAVAPRVWGQGAAEALMDEARRISPAVVALDVNQDNPRAVRFYQKMGLAVVAEGENPMSGRRTFRMEWRGEDTAQATRGL; encoded by the coding sequence ATGCCCTATACCCTCGTCCCTGCCCTGCCCGCCCATCGTCCTGCCATGGCGCAGCTGTGGGTGGAGAGCTGGGCGAAGACCCTGCCGGAGATCGATTTCGAGGCCCGCCGGCCGTGGCTTGAAAGCCATCTCGATACCCTCACCGCAGGCGGTGCGCTGATTCGGGTCGCGCTGGACGGGGCGGGGGCGGTGGCCGGCTTCGTGGTCATCCACCCCGGCACCGGATATCTCGACCAGCTGGCGGTCGCCCCGCGCGTCTGGGGACAGGGCGCGGCGGAGGCGCTGATGGACGAGGCGCGGCGCATCTCCCCGGCCGTCGTCGCCCTCGACGTGAACCAGGACAATCCCCGCGCGGTGCGTTTCTACCAGAAGATGGGGCTCGCCGTCGTCGCCGAGGGCGAGAACCCCATGTCTGGCCGCCGCACTTTCCGCATGGAATGGCGCGGGGAGGATACCGCCCAGGCGACACGCGGGCTTTAG
- a CDS encoding OmpA/MotB domain protein (PFAM: OmpA/MotB domain protein~KEGG: nha:Nham_3542 OmpA/MotB): MALGRRGRDRHIDYWPGFVDALSTLLLVFIFLLSVFMLTQFFLTQEMSGKDNVMQRLQAQIRQLTELLSLERATGQTTDGELATLRASLEATETERDRLKSQLSAAPAPTSDEGRTRALAREVDLQKDVAARAVAQIELLNQQISALRRQMAALEEALNVAEKRDAESQTKITDLGRRLNVALAQRVQELTRFRSEFFGRLRDILGNRPDVRVVGDRFVFQSEVFFDRGSATPRPEALAELDKLAGAILDLEKSIPPDISWALRIDGHTDNRPIATPQFPSNWELSAARAIAVVQYLISKGVSPQHLIAAGFGEYQPIDPAASDEARARNRRIELKLTER; the protein is encoded by the coding sequence ATGGCCCTGGGCAGACGCGGCCGCGACCGCCACATCGACTACTGGCCCGGCTTCGTGGACGCCCTGTCCACGCTGCTGCTGGTGTTCATCTTCCTTTTGTCCGTCTTCATGCTCACCCAGTTCTTCCTGACCCAGGAGATGTCGGGCAAGGACAATGTGATGCAGCGCCTGCAGGCGCAGATCCGCCAGCTCACGGAGCTGCTGTCGCTGGAACGCGCCACCGGCCAGACCACGGACGGGGAGCTGGCCACCCTGCGCGCCTCGCTGGAGGCCACCGAAACCGAGCGCGACCGCCTCAAGAGCCAGCTTTCTGCCGCCCCGGCGCCGACCTCCGACGAGGGCCGCACCCGGGCGCTTGCCCGCGAGGTGGACCTGCAGAAGGACGTGGCGGCCCGCGCCGTCGCCCAGATCGAGCTGCTCAACCAGCAGATTTCCGCCCTGCGCCGGCAGATGGCGGCGCTGGAAGAGGCCCTCAATGTCGCCGAGAAGCGCGATGCCGAGAGCCAGACCAAGATCACCGACCTCGGCCGCCGGCTCAACGTGGCACTGGCCCAAAGGGTGCAGGAGCTGACGCGCTTCCGCTCGGAATTCTTCGGCCGCCTGCGCGACATCCTCGGCAACCGGCCGGACGTGCGGGTGGTGGGTGACCGCTTCGTGTTCCAGTCGGAGGTATTTTTCGACCGCGGCTCCGCCACGCCCCGCCCCGAGGCGCTGGCGGAACTGGACAAGCTGGCGGGCGCCATCCTCGATCTGGAGAAATCCATCCCCCCGGACATCTCCTGGGCCCTGCGCATCGATGGGCATACCGACAACCGGCCCATCGCCACGCCCCAGTTCCCGTCCAACTGGGAGCTGTCGGCGGCGCGGGCCATCGCGGTGGTTCAGTACCTCATTTCCAAGGGGGTGAGCCCGCAGCACCTGATCGCCGCCGGTTTCGGCGAATACCAGCCCATCGATCCCGCCGCCTCCGACGAGGCCCGCGCCCGCAACCGCCGCATCGAGCTGAAGCTGACGGAGCGGTGA